The following proteins are encoded in a genomic region of Coffea eugenioides isolate CCC68of chromosome 6, Ceug_1.0, whole genome shotgun sequence:
- the LOC113775591 gene encoding transcription factor E2FA isoform X2: protein MSTPQAPSRGAAAGGRQIPQPIKRHLPFSSMKPPFVPPEDYHRFSTPAGAGTETVRIQDAEAIVVKSPPIKRKSRTDNHEVSSTDWAASPGNTRTVSSPICTPVSAKGGKAYGRSKVTKGDMSGPSTPLSNAGSPAPLTPAGSCRYDSSLGLLTKKFINLIKHAEDGILDLNKAAETLEVQKRRIYDITNVLEGIGLIEKKLKNRIHWKGLDASRPDEVENDASILQAEVENLSMEERRLDDRIREMRERLRDLSEDEINEKWLFVTEEDIKTLPCFQVLFYCLVMRQCPFNVLNETLIAIKAPHGTTLEVPDPDEAVDYPQRRYRIILRSTMGPIDVYLVSQFEEKFEDVNGGEPSMRYALASSSGSNDNPAAETAVYEKTGLVVGELAEQDTRMAADLDASHDYAGGMMKIVPSENDADYWLLSDAGVSITDMWKSDAGVEWNGVNMLHDEFGMSDISERPQTPPSGVVDMTYPAANATPR from the exons ATGTCTACGCCTCAAGCTCCGTCAAGAGGGGCTGCTGCCGGGGGCCGCCAGATTCCGCAGCCGATCAAGCGACACTTACCTTTCTCATCTATGAAGCCGCCTTTCGTTCCTCCCGAGGATTACCACCGGTTCTCCACCCCAGCTGGCGCCGGCACTGAAACTGTCCGGATTCAGGACGCCGAAGCTATCGTTGTCAAATCTCCT CCAATAAAACGGAAGTCCAGAACAGATAATCATGAAGTTTCATCTACAGACTGGGCTGCTAGTCCTGGGAATACTCGTACAGTCAGCAGCCCAATTTGCACTCCTGTATCTGCCAAGGGAGGAAAGGCATACGGCAGATCAAAGGTCACAAAAGGGGATATGTCTGGACCTTCAACTCCTTTGTCCAATGCAG GTTCTCCTGCTCCTCTCACTCCAGCAGGCAGCTGCCGCTACGACAGCTCTTTGG GTCTTCTgacaaaaaaattcatcaaCTTGATAAAGCATGCAGAGGATGGAATTCTGGATCTGAACAAGGCAGCAGAGACGTTGGAG GTGCAAAAAAGACGGATATATGACATTACAAATGTTCTTGAAGGAATTGGTCTAAttgaaaagaaattgaaaaacagAATCCATTGGAA GGGCCTTGATGCATCAAGACCAGATGAAGTGGAAAACGATGCTTCTATCTTACAG GCAGAAGTTGAGAATCTTTCCATGGAAGAACGAAGATTAGATGATCGCATCAG AGAGATGCGAGAAAGATTGAGGGATTTGAGTGAAGATGAAATCAATGAAAA ATGGCTTTTTGTGACCGAAGAGGATATCAAGACTTTACCTTGCTTTCAGGTACTTTTTTATTGTTTGGTTATGAGGCAATGCCCCTTCAATGTGCTG AATGAAACTCTTATAGCAATTAAAGCCCCACACGGTACCACTCTAGAAGTCCCAGATCCTGATGAG GCTGTTGATTATCCACAAAGGAGATACAGAATAATCCTCAGAAGCACAATGGGGCCCATTGATGTCTACCTTGTCAG CCAATTCGAGGAAAAATTTGAGGATGTAAATGGTGGTGAACCATCAATGAGGTATGCACTTGCTTCCAGTTCAGGTTCAAATGACAATCCAGCAGCAGAGACAGCTGTTTATGAAAAGACTGGGCTGGTGGTAGGCGAACTGGCAGAGCAGGATACAAGAATGGCTGCTGATCTTGATGCTTCACATGACTATGCTGGAGGAATGATGAAAATTGTTCCCTCAGAG AACGACGCAGATTACTGGCTTCTATCAGATGCAGGTGTTAGCATCACAGACATGTGGAAGTCAGATG CTGGTGTTGAATGGAATGGGGTAAATATGCTTCACGATGAATTTGGAATGAGTGACATCAGTGAGAGGCCACAGACACCGCCATCTGGTGTTGTTGACATGACATATCCCGCGGCAAATGCAACACCTAGGTGA
- the LOC113775591 gene encoding transcription factor E2FA isoform X3 has protein sequence MSTPQAPSRGAAAGGRQIPQPIKRHLPFSSMKPPFVPPEDYHRFSTPAGAGTETVRIQDAEAIVVKSPPIKRKSRTDNHEVSSTDWAASPGNTRTVSSPICTPVSAKGGKAYGRSKVTKGDMSGPSTPLSNAGSPAPLTPAGSCRYDSSLGLLTKKFINLIKHAEDGILDLNKAAETLEVQKRRIYDITNVLEGIGLIEKKLKNRIHWKGLDASRPDEVENDASILQAEVENLSMEERRLDDRIREMRERLRDLSEDEINEKWLFVTEEDIKTLPCFQNETLIAIKAPHGTTLEVPDPDEAVDYPQRRYRIILRSTMGPIDVYLVSQFEEKFEDVNGGEPSMRYALASSSGSNDNPAAETAVYEKTGLVVGELAEQDTRMAADLDASHDYAGGMMKIVPSEVGNDADYWLLSDAGVSITDMWKSDAGVEWNGVNMLHDEFGMSDISERPQTPPSGVVDMTYPAANATPR, from the exons ATGTCTACGCCTCAAGCTCCGTCAAGAGGGGCTGCTGCCGGGGGCCGCCAGATTCCGCAGCCGATCAAGCGACACTTACCTTTCTCATCTATGAAGCCGCCTTTCGTTCCTCCCGAGGATTACCACCGGTTCTCCACCCCAGCTGGCGCCGGCACTGAAACTGTCCGGATTCAGGACGCCGAAGCTATCGTTGTCAAATCTCCT CCAATAAAACGGAAGTCCAGAACAGATAATCATGAAGTTTCATCTACAGACTGGGCTGCTAGTCCTGGGAATACTCGTACAGTCAGCAGCCCAATTTGCACTCCTGTATCTGCCAAGGGAGGAAAGGCATACGGCAGATCAAAGGTCACAAAAGGGGATATGTCTGGACCTTCAACTCCTTTGTCCAATGCAG GTTCTCCTGCTCCTCTCACTCCAGCAGGCAGCTGCCGCTACGACAGCTCTTTGG GTCTTCTgacaaaaaaattcatcaaCTTGATAAAGCATGCAGAGGATGGAATTCTGGATCTGAACAAGGCAGCAGAGACGTTGGAG GTGCAAAAAAGACGGATATATGACATTACAAATGTTCTTGAAGGAATTGGTCTAAttgaaaagaaattgaaaaacagAATCCATTGGAA GGGCCTTGATGCATCAAGACCAGATGAAGTGGAAAACGATGCTTCTATCTTACAG GCAGAAGTTGAGAATCTTTCCATGGAAGAACGAAGATTAGATGATCGCATCAG AGAGATGCGAGAAAGATTGAGGGATTTGAGTGAAGATGAAATCAATGAAAA ATGGCTTTTTGTGACCGAAGAGGATATCAAGACTTTACCTTGCTTTCAG AATGAAACTCTTATAGCAATTAAAGCCCCACACGGTACCACTCTAGAAGTCCCAGATCCTGATGAG GCTGTTGATTATCCACAAAGGAGATACAGAATAATCCTCAGAAGCACAATGGGGCCCATTGATGTCTACCTTGTCAG CCAATTCGAGGAAAAATTTGAGGATGTAAATGGTGGTGAACCATCAATGAGGTATGCACTTGCTTCCAGTTCAGGTTCAAATGACAATCCAGCAGCAGAGACAGCTGTTTATGAAAAGACTGGGCTGGTGGTAGGCGAACTGGCAGAGCAGGATACAAGAATGGCTGCTGATCTTGATGCTTCACATGACTATGCTGGAGGAATGATGAAAATTGTTCCCTCAGAGGTTGGT AACGACGCAGATTACTGGCTTCTATCAGATGCAGGTGTTAGCATCACAGACATGTGGAAGTCAGATG CTGGTGTTGAATGGAATGGGGTAAATATGCTTCACGATGAATTTGGAATGAGTGACATCAGTGAGAGGCCACAGACACCGCCATCTGGTGTTGTTGACATGACATATCCCGCGGCAAATGCAACACCTAGGTGA
- the LOC113775591 gene encoding transcription factor E2FA isoform X1 produces MSTPQAPSRGAAAGGRQIPQPIKRHLPFSSMKPPFVPPEDYHRFSTPAGAGTETVRIQDAEAIVVKSPPIKRKSRTDNHEVSSTDWAASPGNTRTVSSPICTPVSAKGGKAYGRSKVTKGDMSGPSTPLSNAGSPAPLTPAGSCRYDSSLGLLTKKFINLIKHAEDGILDLNKAAETLEVQKRRIYDITNVLEGIGLIEKKLKNRIHWKGLDASRPDEVENDASILQAEVENLSMEERRLDDRIREMRERLRDLSEDEINEKWLFVTEEDIKTLPCFQVLFYCLVMRQCPFNVLNETLIAIKAPHGTTLEVPDPDEAVDYPQRRYRIILRSTMGPIDVYLVSQFEEKFEDVNGGEPSMRYALASSSGSNDNPAAETAVYEKTGLVVGELAEQDTRMAADLDASHDYAGGMMKIVPSEVGNDADYWLLSDAGVSITDMWKSDAGVEWNGVNMLHDEFGMSDISERPQTPPSGVVDMTYPAANATPR; encoded by the exons ATGTCTACGCCTCAAGCTCCGTCAAGAGGGGCTGCTGCCGGGGGCCGCCAGATTCCGCAGCCGATCAAGCGACACTTACCTTTCTCATCTATGAAGCCGCCTTTCGTTCCTCCCGAGGATTACCACCGGTTCTCCACCCCAGCTGGCGCCGGCACTGAAACTGTCCGGATTCAGGACGCCGAAGCTATCGTTGTCAAATCTCCT CCAATAAAACGGAAGTCCAGAACAGATAATCATGAAGTTTCATCTACAGACTGGGCTGCTAGTCCTGGGAATACTCGTACAGTCAGCAGCCCAATTTGCACTCCTGTATCTGCCAAGGGAGGAAAGGCATACGGCAGATCAAAGGTCACAAAAGGGGATATGTCTGGACCTTCAACTCCTTTGTCCAATGCAG GTTCTCCTGCTCCTCTCACTCCAGCAGGCAGCTGCCGCTACGACAGCTCTTTGG GTCTTCTgacaaaaaaattcatcaaCTTGATAAAGCATGCAGAGGATGGAATTCTGGATCTGAACAAGGCAGCAGAGACGTTGGAG GTGCAAAAAAGACGGATATATGACATTACAAATGTTCTTGAAGGAATTGGTCTAAttgaaaagaaattgaaaaacagAATCCATTGGAA GGGCCTTGATGCATCAAGACCAGATGAAGTGGAAAACGATGCTTCTATCTTACAG GCAGAAGTTGAGAATCTTTCCATGGAAGAACGAAGATTAGATGATCGCATCAG AGAGATGCGAGAAAGATTGAGGGATTTGAGTGAAGATGAAATCAATGAAAA ATGGCTTTTTGTGACCGAAGAGGATATCAAGACTTTACCTTGCTTTCAGGTACTTTTTTATTGTTTGGTTATGAGGCAATGCCCCTTCAATGTGCTG AATGAAACTCTTATAGCAATTAAAGCCCCACACGGTACCACTCTAGAAGTCCCAGATCCTGATGAG GCTGTTGATTATCCACAAAGGAGATACAGAATAATCCTCAGAAGCACAATGGGGCCCATTGATGTCTACCTTGTCAG CCAATTCGAGGAAAAATTTGAGGATGTAAATGGTGGTGAACCATCAATGAGGTATGCACTTGCTTCCAGTTCAGGTTCAAATGACAATCCAGCAGCAGAGACAGCTGTTTATGAAAAGACTGGGCTGGTGGTAGGCGAACTGGCAGAGCAGGATACAAGAATGGCTGCTGATCTTGATGCTTCACATGACTATGCTGGAGGAATGATGAAAATTGTTCCCTCAGAGGTTGGT AACGACGCAGATTACTGGCTTCTATCAGATGCAGGTGTTAGCATCACAGACATGTGGAAGTCAGATG CTGGTGTTGAATGGAATGGGGTAAATATGCTTCACGATGAATTTGGAATGAGTGACATCAGTGAGAGGCCACAGACACCGCCATCTGGTGTTGTTGACATGACATATCCCGCGGCAAATGCAACACCTAGGTGA